In Helianthus annuus cultivar XRQ/B chromosome 3, HanXRQr2.0-SUNRISE, whole genome shotgun sequence, a single window of DNA contains:
- the LOC110931261 gene encoding zinc finger MYM-type protein 1-like: MSNRIRSFESGHSKRLKKRKQEALIESQKGALRKFCTPTTSQPTNDSDTPTNNKPTNDSDTPTNNEPINNIDTPTNNEPINNIDTPTNNEPTNDSDTPTNNEPTNDEKPTNDEFTTDEIPINFVDPSQWNNISIDLRDILVEKGPIKIHDYDFPQDENSRSFNTSHYMRTLPNGETLERKWLIYSIDLDRAFCFCCKLFNVNQCTSSLAKESNSDWKNISSKLKEHEKSKVHINNMRTWMELEIRLAKNKTIDKQNQNQINKEKEHWRNVLKRIIALVKSLGTHNLAFRGTNEQLYEESNGLFLAGIEMIAEFDPIMQEHVRRIKNKEIRNRYLGPRMQNELIHLLSNEVKTKIIKKVKEAKYFSIILDCTPDISHKEQMSIILRCLDISPTSIEVKEYFLEFLIVNDTTGKGLFNSIIEELNRIGLNVDDIRGQGYDNGSNMKGKHKGVQKRLLEVNPRAFYAPCGCHSLNLVISDMASACDKVQDFFGTIQRIYSIFASSTKRWKILQDNIPYLTLKSLSQTRWESRLESVKAIRFQAPKLRDALMDLYRDSTEANVKSEAKSLVENDLEKFEFLLAMVIWYEVLHAINVVSKNLQSKDMCIDIAIKQLDGLIIYFKKFRDEGFENAMIEAKELALKMGIEPSFREKRFIRRNRRFDENVDNETLKTPIDCFRTDYFLYIVDQASVSLESRFAQFKEFEQIFGFLFSIKKLKSLDQKILKEKCIYLEKFWNYDNHIDIDGLDLFDELKMLRDIIHVESDTLTNILTYIKNFNSFPNAYIAYRIVLTIPVTVATAERSFSKLKLIKNYLRSTMSQERLNGLAIMSIEKDFLEELDYDNFIKQFASVKARKIDFI; the protein is encoded by the coding sequence ATGTCAAATCGAATTCGATCTTTTGAATCCGGTCATTCAAAAAGGCTAAAAAAACGTAAACAAGAAGCTTTAATCGAATCACAAAAGGGAGCACTTCGAAAATTTTGTACACCTACAACAAGTCAACCTACTAACGATAGTGATACACCTACAAATAATAAACCTACAAACGATAGTGATACACCCACAAATAATGAACCTATAAACAATATTGATACACCTACAAATAATGAACCTATAAACAATATTGATACACCTACAAATAATGAACCTACAAACGATAGTGATACGCCTACAAATAATGAACCTACAAATGACGAAAAACCTACGAATGATGAATTTACAACCGATGAAATACCTATAAATTTTGTTGATCCAAGTCAATGGAATAATATTAGTATTGATCTAAGAGATATACTCGTAGAAAAAGGTCCGATTAAAATTCATGATTACGATTTTCCACAAGATGAAAACTCAAGAAGCTTTAATACATCTCACTATATGCGAACATTACCAAATGGTGAAACGCTAGAAAGAAAATGGTTGATTTATTCTATAGATTTAGATAGAgcgttttgtttttgttgtaAATTGTTTAACGTTAATCAATGTACTAGTAGCTTAGCTAAAGAAAGTAATAGCGATTGGAAAAATATTAGTAGTAAATTAAAAGAGCATGAAAAAAGTAAAGTACATATTAACAATATGAGAACATGGATGGAATTAGAGATAAGATTGGCGAAAAATAAGACAATCGAtaaacaaaatcaaaatcaaataaataaagaaaaagaacATTGGAGAAATGTGCTAAAAAGAATTATTGCCCTTGTAAAGAGTCTTGGTACACATAATTTAGCATTTCGTGGGACAAATGAACAATTGTATGAAGAAAGCAATGGTTTATTTTTAGCCGGTATTGAGATGATTGCAGAATTTGACCCGATAATGCAAGAACATGTTAGACGCATAAAAAATAAGGAAATTCGTAATCGTTATCTTGGACCCAGAATGCAAAATGAACTAATACATTTATTATCAAATGAggtaaaaacaaaaattattaaaAAGGTTAAAGAAGCTAAATATTTTTCAATTATTCTTGATTGCACACCCGATATAAGCCACAAAGAACAAATGTCCATTATCTTACGATGTTTAGATATTTCGCCAACTTCAATAGAAGTTAAAGAAtactttttagaatttttaataGTGAATGATACAACCGGTAAAGGTCTTTTTAATTCTATTATTGAGGAACTTAATAGAATAGGACTTAATGTGGATGACATTAGAGGTCAAGGTTATGATAATGGTTCGAATATGAAAGGAAAACATAAGGGAGTACAAAAACGATTGTTAGAAGTTAATCCTAGAGCCTTTTATGCTCCATGTGGTTGTCATAGTTTAAATTTAGTTATTTCTGATATGGCTAGCGCTTGTGACAAAGTTCAAGATTTTTTTGGAACCATACAACGTATATATTCTATTTTTGCATCATCCACTAAAAGATGGAAAATTTTACAAGATAATATACCTTATTTAACTCTTAAATCATTATCACAAACACGTTGGGAAAGTCGATTAGAAAGTGTTAAAGCGATTAGGTTTCAAGCTCCAAAACTAAGAGATGCATTAATGGATTTGTATCGTGATAGTACCGAGGCTAATGTTAAAAGTGAGGCTAAATCTTTAGTTGAAAATGATTTGGaaaaatttgaatttttattAGCGATGGTTATTTGGTATGAGGTTTTACATGCTATTAATGTAGTTAGTAAAAACTTACAATCAAAAGATATGTGTATTGATATTGCTATAAAACAACTAGATGgacttattatttattttaaaaagttTAGGGATGAAGGATTTGAAAATGCTATGATTGAGGCTAAAGAACTTGCTTTAAAGATGGGTATTGAACCTAGTTTTCGTGAAAAACGTTTTATTCGTAGAAATAGAAGATTTGATGAAAATGTTGATAATGAGACTTTGAAAACTCCTATTGATTGTTTTAGAACGGATTACTTTTTATACATAGTAGATCAAGCTAGTGTTTCACTCGAAAGTAGATTTGCTCAGTTTAAAGAGTTCGAACaaatttttggttttttgttTAGTATAAAAAAGTTAAAATCTTTAGATCAAAAAATTTTAAAAGAGAAGTGCATTTATCTGGAAAAGTTTTGGAACTATGATAATCATATTGATATTGATGGTTTAGATTTATTTGACGAACTAAAAATGCTAAGAGACATTATACATGTAGAATCTGACACACTTACCAATATATTAACTTATATTAAAAACTTTAATTCTTTTCCAAATGCATATATCGCCTATAGAATTGTGTTAACCATTCCTGTAACCGTTGCTACTGCAGAACGTAGCTTTTCcaaattaaaactaataaaaaattaCTTAAGATCTACAATGTCACAAGAAAGATTAAACGGTTTAGCTATTATGTCAATCGAAAAAGATTTTTTAGAAGAACTTGATTACGATAATTTCATCAAACAATTTGCCTCGGTTAAAGCTAGAAAAATAGATTTTATTTAA